Genomic segment of Polynucleobacter necessarius:
AGGAGCATCGTACAGAGGCTCTTCCCAACCCAAACGCACAATCGAACGCTCGGCACGCCTGCAAACTGTTCGACATACATGAGCCTGAGCGGCGGCACGTGTCCCACCTGGGAGAATGAATTCAGTTAAGGGGGGCAAAGTTGCATTGTATTTTTCTAGCCAAACATCCAGCTGGGCCACATGCTCTGGTTTGAGCAAGGTGTAATTAGGAATGCAAAGCTCGCCACCCAGGTCAAATAAATCATGCTGCACTTGCAAAAATAAAGCTTTTAACTCCTCAGCAAGACCCTCAGGGATCGATTCAGTCATCAAAACACCGATTTCGGAGTTCAATTCATCTACATCGCCCATGGCGCAGATGCGCAAATGATCCTTTTCTACTCGGCTACCATCGCCAAGCCCGGTCATGCCAGCATCACCAGTTCTAGTGGCTATTTTTGAAAGTCGATTTCCCATGAACTAATTATAGGTAAATGGCTAAAATGATTCTTATGAATATGGTGACCCCACCCCCCGAGCTCGCGGCCATTGCCGCCCTTCAATCCAAATTGGTATCGGCCTTGCGCCCCATTCTCCCAGAGCATGCTTTGCTTTGGGAGCCTGAGGACACAATTCCCTATGAATGTGATGGTCTAGCGGCCTATCGACGCATGCCCCTAGCAGTAGCATTACCGGAGACAGAGGAGCAGGTTGCCCAGATCCTAAGGACCTGCTT
This window contains:
- a CDS encoding cob(I)yrinic acid a,c-diamide adenosyltransferase; the protein is MGNRLSKIATRTGDAGMTGLGDGSRVEKDHLRICAMGDVDELNSEIGVLMTESIPEGLAEELKALFLQVQHDLFDLGGELCIPNYTLLKPEHVAQLDVWLEKYNATLPPLTEFILPGGTRAAAQAHVCRTVCRRAERSIVRLGWEEPLYDAPRQYVNRLSDLLFVLARVLNRAAGGQDVLWKHKKRD